The following is a genomic window from Pan paniscus chromosome 18, NHGRI_mPanPan1-v2.0_pri, whole genome shotgun sequence.
gctctgtcacgccagctggagtacagtgcgcacgatctcagctcactgcatcctcaacctcccttAGCTCAagctgattctcccacctcagcctccccagtagttggggactactggcatgccaccacacctggcattattattactattgtagaagcaaggtctcactatgttgaccaggatggtctggaacgcctaggctcaagcgatcctccctcctcagcctcccaaagtgtgggaattataggccactgtgcctgggtacggatttttccttttctttcccgtCATACTCTTATATAGCCTGGGAAAAAAAGGGGTGGCATTGCGTCAATGGTTAATAGTAACAGCAAATTCAGAATTCAGCACCCAGCTTCCTTTGATAAGACCTGAGAGGTTCTCACCccacatgttttcatctttccttGGAATGCAGAACTTAATCCTCAACTCTGAGTCCTGGTTACCAATTCTGGGACAGTAAGAAAAATTCCTCTTATTCTCTCATAGTAATAAGTGACTCCACTGCTGTTACTAAGCCAATGGCTCTCATCATACTCAAAATCCACACCCCTCATCACAACCTCCAAAGCCTTGTTCCATCAAGTCCCAGTCTACCTGCCCTACCTCTCTTATCCCTCTGCTCACTCTCTTATCCCTCACTCTGCTAAGGTACATTAGGTATCTATCTGTTCCTAAGCACACCAAGCTTGTTCCCATCTGACAGCTTTTGCACCTTCAGTTTCTTCAGCCTGGAATTCTTTTCCCCTTATGCACCTGCAGTTGTTTTgttgttgggctttttttttttttttttgagacagagtctccatctctcacccaggttggagtgcagtggtgcaatcttggctcactgcaacccccacctcccgggttcaagcgattcccctgctacagcctcccaagtagctgtgattacaggcgcacgccaccacaccctgctaatttttgtatgtttagtagagatggggtttcaccatgttggccaggctggtctcgaactcctgacctcaagtgatctgcccccctcagcctcacaaagtgctgggattacaggcgtgagccaccatgcccagcctgcagttGCCTTAAGTTGCAGCTACTAAGTCACTTGCCTCAGAGAGGCCTCCCGGTCCACTCTAATTCATACTTGTGAATTATGCATTCTGCTAATTCCAGACCACTATATTCACAAAGCAGTGATAGAAagcattcattaatttttatatatattttttgagacagtctcgctttgtcgcccaggttggagtgctgtggtgaAATCACagcccactacaacctctgcttcctgggttcaaaggatcttcccacctcagcctcccaagtagctgggaccacaggcgcacactaTTGCAAccagttaatgtttgtattttctgtagagacagggttttgccatgttgcccaagctggtcttttAATTCCTgggctcctccctcctcagcctccctgtgCTATTGACATGTTATTTCATTACTTGTTAGCCCCTTGCGCAGGATTTTGTGTTTGGGACAAGCCAACAGTGATggaaattttctcccttttttgttttgtttttttttttgagatggagttttgctgctgttgcccaggttggagtccaatggtgcaatctcggctcaccacaacctctgcctcccagattcaagcgattctcctgcctcagctttctgagtagctgggattacaggcatgcgccaccaagcctggctaattttgtatttttagtagagacgagctatctccatgttggtcaggctggtctcgaactcctgacctcaggtgatccgccagcctcagcctcccaaagtgctgggatcgcaggcttgagccactgcacccggcataaagcatttatttttgaatgttcATATTTTTGATAAAGCAGTGTGATATCAGGAACATTTCGTTGCAGTCATTTTCTACCATGTTGGTATGCAATGCTCTAATGTTAAGAAATCAAGCTGAAATCTAGGAAATGTAGCCTGAATGTCTGTGATATATAAGACATAATTACATAAACCTAATAGCTGTATCTAAAAGTTGACCTATCTTTGTGTTGAAAATTTCCAtcgggccgggcgcggttgcccatgcctgtaatcccagcactttgggaggccgaggcgagttcaagaccagcatgaccaacatggagaaaacccgtgtctactaaatatacaaaattagacgGGCCTGGTGACGcatcgcatgcctgtaatcccagctactcgggaggctgaggcgggagaatcgcttgaacccgggaggcggaggctgcggtgagccaaaatcgcgccattgcactccaacctaggcaacaagagcgaaactgtctcaaaaaaaaaaaaaagagagaaaatttctaTCATTGTTTGCTTGTCCCAAACAAAATCCTGCGTAAGGGGATACGAAGTAATGAAATAACACGGCAGTAGATCTGCCTTTGCACATTGCTCAGGAGGCCACGGATTTGTCcgaagtttcttttttctctaaaatgaaaaatggaaaattgcCTTTTGACGAAGATGTAAATGCCCCACCCTCTGACGCTCTCACTCCCTTCCTGTGTCACTCTTACCGCTGAAGTCAAGACCTGACATTATCTTGTTGACATGTTTGCGTTTTTATCGTCAGCCTCGTCGAAAGGGGCGTACGATTGCTCCCTGAAACCAGGGTCTTTCTCGGCCGATTCCCCAGCTAGCAACAAGCCCCTTGCAAAGAGGAGGCGGACAGTGACTGGAATACAGGGACACGCACACTCGAGCCACACTGGCTGCCTCCCTCGGCCCTCGCAGGGGTCCCTAACGCGCCTTCGGAAGCCGCCTAGGCGGGGCTTGCGCGCGCGGGCCTCTGGGAAGTGTAGTTCGCGCGCCCGGCGTGGACCCGGGGTTGCAGGAGCGAGGCTCCGAGTGCGCAGGCGCACTTCCGGCTCTGCCCCGCCGCTGCGGCCATTGTCCGACCCCGGTGCGGCTGAGGCCCCTTTGGGCAGCCCCTCCGCAGATCAGAATTGGAGATAACCGAGCCTTCGGCGGGGGCGGGAGGAGCTGCCTGAGGCTCTGGGTGGGCCGGAGGTCGCGAAATCCGGAGCCCCCCAGAGGCGGTGATTCCGAGTGCGCGGGTCTGGGCGGGACCCCTCCTGGGTTTGGCGGGTGTCAGCCGGGCCTCGCCCACCACCCTGCGAAGGGAACTGGGCGTGGCCGGAGGGGGGTGTCCGGGAGGCCGCTGAGCCTTTCATTT
Proteins encoded in this region:
- the ZFP90 gene encoding zinc finger protein 90 homolog isoform X4, which codes for MFAFLSSASSKGAYDCSLKPGSFSADSPASNKPLAKRRRTVTGIQGHAHSSHTGCLPRPSQGSLTRLRKPPRRGLRARASGKCSSRARRGPGVAGARLRVRRRTSGSAPPLRPLSDPAPAPEPGPGEAGMAPRPPTAAPQESVTFKDVSVDFTQEEWYHVDPAQRSLYRDVMLENYSHLVSLGYQVSKPEVIFKLEQGEEPWISEGEIQRPFYPAVYFNRKEE